From one Verrucomicrobiia bacterium genomic stretch:
- a CDS encoding ammonia-forming cytochrome c nitrite reductase subunit c552, giving the protein MNGSKWSYIGVTALVALATIVVVGLLMSINERKREAEKHFFELAELSERDVDPALWGKNFPRQYDGYKRTVDTARTRYGGSEAFQKLEADPGLRRIFAGYPFGVDYREERGHFFSLTDQDLTERTKKFKQPGACLQCHAGGMAEVYRQAGNGDLMAGFEKICAMPLAEARKLVSHPVACVDCHDPKTMQLRVTRPGFLNGIKALKASQGIKDYDPNRDATRQEMRSFVCGQCHVEYYFKGEKKLVTYPWQNGLRVEQIEAYYDEVGWKDWLHPETGAQVLKAQHPEFELWNQGIHSRSGVACADCHMPYKREGAVKISDHHVKSPLLNVSRACQQCHNYPEKEILDRAETIQKRTRDLMTRAEAALLQMMDAVKAAKGRGVPDARLQEALAFHRKAQWRLDFINAENSMGFHAPQEAARILAEAIDYARQGEIAARQVR; this is encoded by the coding sequence ATGAACGGGTCGAAATGGAGTTATATCGGCGTCACCGCGCTGGTGGCCTTGGCGACGATTGTGGTCGTCGGGCTTCTGATGAGCATCAACGAGCGCAAACGGGAGGCGGAAAAACATTTTTTTGAGCTGGCCGAACTTTCCGAAAGGGATGTCGACCCGGCGCTCTGGGGGAAGAATTTCCCCCGCCAGTACGACGGCTACAAGCGCACCGTGGACACCGCCCGCACCCGCTACGGCGGCAGCGAGGCGTTTCAAAAGCTGGAGGCCGACCCGGGGTTAAGGCGCATTTTCGCCGGCTACCCCTTCGGCGTCGATTACCGCGAGGAGCGGGGGCATTTCTTTTCCCTTACCGACCAGGATTTGACCGAGCGGACCAAAAAATTCAAACAGCCCGGTGCCTGTCTGCAGTGCCACGCAGGGGGGATGGCGGAAGTGTACCGCCAAGCCGGAAACGGTGACTTGATGGCCGGGTTTGAGAAAATCTGCGCCATGCCTCTGGCTGAAGCCCGCAAATTGGTCAGCCATCCGGTGGCCTGCGTTGACTGCCACGACCCGAAAACGATGCAGCTTCGCGTTACCCGCCCGGGCTTTTTGAACGGCATCAAAGCGCTGAAGGCCAGTCAAGGGATAAAGGATTACGACCCGAACCGGGATGCCACCCGTCAGGAAATGCGCAGCTTTGTCTGCGGCCAGTGCCACGTTGAATACTATTTCAAAGGGGAGAAGAAGCTCGTGACCTATCCCTGGCAGAACGGCTTGCGCGTGGAGCAGATTGAGGCCTACTACGACGAGGTGGGCTGGAAGGACTGGCTGCATCCGGAAACCGGCGCGCAAGTGCTAAAAGCCCAGCATCCCGAATTCGAACTTTGGAACCAGGGGATTCATTCCCGAAGCGGCGTGGCCTGCGCCGATTGCCATATGCCGTACAAAAGGGAAGGGGCGGTAAAAATCAGCGACCACCATGTCAAAAGTCCGCTGTTAAATGTCTCCCGCGCCTGCCAGCAATGCCACAATTACCCGGAGAAGGAGATTTTGGACCGGGCCGAAACGATTCAAAAACGGACGCGGGACTTGATGACCCGGGCCGAGGCGGCGCTTTTGCAGATGATGGATGCCGTAAAAGCGGCCAAGGGGCGGGGCGTTCCCGATGCCCGCTTGCAGGAGGCCTTGGCTTTTCACCGCAAGGCCCAGTGGCGGCTCGATTTCATCAACGCCGAAAACTCGATGGGCTTCCACGCCCCGCAGGAAGCGGCGCGCATTCTGGCCGAAGCGATCGACTACGCCCGGCAGGGGGAGATTGCCGCCCGGCAGGTCAGGTAA